The following proteins are encoded in a genomic region of Mahella australiensis 50-1 BON:
- a CDS encoding cupin domain-containing protein produces MQLVNEYDLSFRNGDSGPKYLFRGPNIDWGVLLLKPGETLGKHYHNHVEETFYFMKGIPVINVNDVEYHVKEGDAFRVEPGDTHDIINDTDESVKLVFIKYPYAPEDKVDC; encoded by the coding sequence ATGCAATTGGTCAATGAATATGATTTGAGCTTTCGCAACGGTGATTCCGGTCCTAAATATTTGTTTCGCGGTCCAAATATAGACTGGGGCGTGCTGCTGCTAAAGCCTGGAGAGACATTGGGAAAGCACTATCATAACCATGTGGAAGAGACATTTTATTTTATGAAAGGCATACCTGTTATAAATGTTAACGATGTGGAGTATCATGTTAAAGAAGGCGATGCTTTTCGCGTTGAGCCGGGCGATACCCATGATATAATCAATGATACTGATGAGTCTGTCAAGTTGGTATTTATAAAGTATCCCTATGCCCCTGAAGATAAAGTGGACTGTTAA
- a CDS encoding uroporphyrinogen decarboxylase family protein, translating into MNSMTGVERMASILKRRPVDRIGLYEHFWGDTQKKWTEEGHLKNGENLADHFGFDMDECWPFNMTADLDFIPEVVEETEETVSMRDGNGALLRHHKLHDTTPEHIDFMVKDRQGWEEHIKPLLKPDRRRINFEAYRKAKKHAADKNRFFVWSGVNVFELMHPVCGHEYMLMGMALDPEWVKDMVNTYSNLTVQLQEILFSEEGYPDGIWFYEDMGFKERPFMSPAMYKEIIQPGHIRTFQFAKSHGLPVIIHSCGYVEPLVPGLLEAGMDCLQVIEVKAGMDLLRLYRNYGDVLSFMGGVDVRVLYTNDKKKIDSELEAKIPIVKGKYGYALHSDHSIPDTVNYETYRYFVDRGLELGKY; encoded by the coding sequence ATGAATAGCATGACTGGCGTTGAGCGCATGGCTAGCATATTGAAACGCAGGCCCGTAGATCGTATAGGACTGTACGAGCACTTCTGGGGGGATACTCAGAAAAAATGGACTGAAGAGGGTCACTTGAAAAACGGAGAGAATCTTGCTGATCATTTCGGCTTTGATATGGATGAATGCTGGCCTTTTAACATGACGGCCGATCTCGATTTTATCCCTGAGGTAGTAGAAGAAACAGAAGAAACTGTATCGATGAGAGATGGGAACGGGGCTCTTTTACGTCATCATAAATTGCATGATACTACCCCGGAACATATTGATTTTATGGTAAAAGACAGGCAAGGATGGGAAGAGCACATAAAACCTTTGCTTAAGCCTGACCGAAGGCGAATAAACTTTGAAGCTTACAGAAAGGCTAAAAAACATGCCGCTGATAAAAACCGCTTTTTTGTATGGTCCGGAGTAAATGTATTCGAACTCATGCATCCGGTGTGCGGACATGAATACATGCTGATGGGCATGGCGTTGGATCCGGAGTGGGTAAAAGATATGGTTAATACATATTCCAATCTGACTGTGCAATTACAGGAAATCCTTTTTTCAGAAGAAGGATATCCAGATGGTATATGGTTTTATGAAGATATGGGCTTTAAGGAACGTCCATTTATGTCACCCGCCATGTATAAAGAAATAATACAACCGGGGCACATAAGGACGTTTCAATTCGCTAAAAGTCATGGGCTTCCTGTAATTATTCATTCGTGTGGCTATGTAGAACCTTTAGTACCAGGATTGTTGGAGGCGGGTATGGACTGCTTGCAGGTTATAGAGGTTAAAGCAGGCATGGATTTATTGCGTTTATATAGAAATTACGGTGATGTATTGTCGTTTATGGGCGGCGTAGATGTAAGAGTATTATATACCAATGATAAAAAGAAGATCGATAGTGAATTGGAAGCAAAAATACCTATAGTTAAAGGGAAATATGGTTATGCACTTCATAGCGATCATTCCATACCTGATACAGTAAATTATGAGACCTATCGCTATTTTGTTGATAGGGGTCTCGAGCTGGGCAAATATTGA
- a CDS encoding sugar phosphate isomerase/epimerase family protein, which produces MYIAVSSWSLRDHVNKDFSLPQMAGFVKDRYGVNAVELCSMHFRNTDSAYLDEIKRELQEAQASVVNMPVDTGNISNREERKRNFDLKVIKLWMDIAAYIGSPSIRVNTGMQEPPYDLSITAASYKELADYGEKVGVKVLLENHGGLSADPNNIVGLFEQVNSPYFRSCPDFGNFAPDIRYEGLQKIAKYADIAHAKTYDFDENGEVAEFDFKKCLDILKESGFDGCLSVEFEGRGDQYEGVRRTIELIKKYW; this is translated from the coding sequence ATGTATATTGCAGTTTCATCATGGAGTTTAAGAGACCATGTCAACAAGGATTTTTCACTTCCGCAGATGGCTGGCTTTGTTAAGGACAGGTATGGTGTCAACGCCGTAGAGTTGTGCTCTATGCATTTTCGCAATACTGATTCAGCTTATCTAGACGAGATAAAGAGAGAATTACAAGAGGCTCAAGCTTCGGTAGTTAATATGCCGGTAGATACTGGCAATATATCCAATCGCGAAGAACGAAAGCGCAACTTTGATTTAAAAGTGATAAAGTTGTGGATGGATATAGCCGCATACATAGGAAGTCCATCTATCAGGGTTAATACCGGCATGCAGGAACCGCCATATGATCTTTCTATAACGGCGGCTTCCTATAAAGAGCTGGCGGACTATGGAGAGAAAGTAGGTGTAAAGGTGCTATTAGAAAATCATGGTGGATTGTCTGCTGATCCCAATAATATAGTGGGCTTATTTGAACAAGTTAATTCTCCTTATTTTCGTTCGTGCCCTGATTTTGGAAATTTCGCACCGGATATTCGCTATGAAGGATTGCAAAAAATTGCCAAGTATGCTGATATAGCTCATGCCAAAACCTATGATTTTGATGAAAATGGCGAAGTAGCCGAATTTGACTTTAAAAAATGTTTGGATATATTAAAAGAAAGCGGTTTTGACGGTTGCCTGTCAGTGGAGTTCGAAGGCCGCGGTGATCAATATGAGGGCGTTCGAAGAACTATAGAGCTGATAAAAAAATACTGGTGA